The Halomicronema hongdechloris C2206 genome includes a window with the following:
- a CDS encoding allophycocyanin subunit alpha-B: MSVVSQVILNADDELRYPTSGELKTIGDFLNTGVQRMRIAETLAENEKKVVDQASKELWKRRPDFIAPGGNAYGQKQRALCIRDYGWYLRLVTYGILAGDKQPIESIGLVGVREMYNALDVPVPGMVEAIRCLKEASLGLLSDDDAAEAEPYFDYIIQTMA; encoded by the coding sequence ATGTCTGTCGTTAGCCAAGTCATCCTGAATGCCGACGATGAGCTGCGCTATCCTACTAGCGGCGAGCTCAAGACAATTGGAGACTTTTTGAACACCGGTGTGCAGCGTATGCGCATCGCCGAAACGTTGGCTGAGAACGAAAAAAAAGTCGTCGATCAAGCTAGCAAAGAACTTTGGAAACGCCGTCCTGATTTCATTGCCCCCGGGGGTAATGCCTATGGGCAGAAGCAACGGGCTCTCTGCATTCGCGACTATGGTTGGTACCTGCGCCTGGTGACCTACGGCATTTTAGCGGGGGACAAGCAGCCCATCGAGAGCATTGGCCTGGTCGGCGTACGCGAAATGTATAACGCCCTAGATGTACCAGTCCCTGGCATGGTCGAGGCCATCCGCTGCCTGAAGGAAGCATCCCTGGGTCTGTTGTCCGATGACGATGCCGCCGAGGCTGAACCCTATTTCGATTACATCATTCAGACCATGGCTTAG
- the rlmD gene encoding 23S rRNA (uracil(1939)-C(5))-methyltransferase RlmD — translation MTAWQQGSIVEVTIVDLSNSGDGVGRWQGRVVFVPDTVPGDQIRARLIQVKSSFARGKLLQLLQPSQQRVRPACIVADKCGGCQWQPVAYTAQLVAKQQLVAAALSRIGGFQQVPLSRILAAASPLGYRNKATYPLVRSPTGQVKAGYYRKGSHKLVNLNQCPVQDVRLNPLLADIKADIQQQGWSIYSESAQQGRLRHLSLRIGRRTGQMLVTLVSAQPTVPDLEHWAAIWLERYPQLVGVCLNHNPAKTNVIFGPTTTCLAGQPYLEEQFAGLWFHITPTTFFQIHTEQAERLLEVIQTELALQGSETVIDAYCGVGSLTLPLAQRAQHCIGLEVQPEAVEQARQNAARNGLTNVEFQAGDVGQLLPQVAQTLPQPPAVVVLDPPRRGCDRTVLEALIALRPQRIAYMSCNPATLARDLQQLCQQGGYQLQAVQPADFFPQTAHVECVAFLVA, via the coding sequence ATGACAGCGTGGCAGCAGGGCAGCATAGTCGAGGTGACGATTGTCGATCTCAGTAACAGCGGTGATGGCGTTGGCCGCTGGCAGGGCCGGGTCGTATTTGTGCCCGATACGGTGCCAGGCGACCAGATTCGGGCGCGCCTGATCCAGGTGAAATCATCGTTTGCCCGGGGCAAACTGCTGCAACTGCTGCAGCCATCCCAGCAACGGGTGCGGCCGGCCTGCATTGTGGCCGACAAATGTGGTGGCTGTCAGTGGCAGCCGGTGGCCTATACGGCTCAGCTGGTGGCCAAGCAGCAGCTGGTGGCCGCAGCCCTCAGCCGCATCGGCGGCTTCCAGCAAGTTCCCCTCAGCCGTATTTTGGCGGCGGCCTCTCCCCTGGGCTATCGCAACAAGGCTACCTATCCTCTGGTGCGCTCACCTACGGGCCAGGTGAAGGCGGGCTACTACCGCAAAGGCAGTCATAAATTGGTGAATCTCAACCAGTGTCCGGTGCAGGATGTCAGGCTGAATCCATTACTGGCGGACATTAAAGCAGATATCCAGCAGCAAGGGTGGTCTATCTATAGCGAATCCGCCCAACAGGGGCGGCTGCGTCATCTATCGCTGCGGATTGGCCGCCGCACTGGCCAGATGCTGGTTACCCTGGTCAGTGCCCAGCCGACGGTCCCGGATCTGGAGCATTGGGCGGCTATCTGGCTGGAGCGTTATCCCCAGCTGGTGGGGGTCTGCCTCAACCATAATCCCGCCAAAACCAATGTCATCTTTGGCCCCACGACCACCTGCCTTGCCGGTCAGCCTTACCTGGAGGAACAGTTTGCTGGACTGTGGTTTCATATCACCCCTACCACTTTTTTTCAAATCCATACGGAGCAGGCAGAACGCCTGTTGGAGGTGATACAGACGGAGTTGGCATTACAGGGGTCGGAAACGGTTATCGATGCCTACTGCGGAGTCGGGTCCCTGACCCTACCACTGGCGCAGCGAGCACAGCACTGCATTGGGCTGGAGGTGCAGCCTGAGGCGGTGGAGCAGGCGCGGCAGAATGCGGCCCGCAATGGCCTCACCAATGTGGAGTTCCAGGCTGGCGATGTGGGGCAGCTGTTGCCTCAGGTAGCCCAGACCTTGCCCCAGCCGCCAGCGGTGGTGGTGCTGGATCCGCCGCGACGAGGTTGCGATCGCACCGTGCTAGAGGCCCTGATTGCCCTGCGTCCCCAGCGCATCGCCTACATGAGTTGTAATCCAGCCACCCTGGCCCGGGATCTACAACAGCTTTGTCAGCAGGGCGGCTATCAGCTGCAGGCGGTACAGCCAGCCGACTTCTTTCCCCAGACCGCCCATGTGGAATGTGTCGCATTTCTGGTAGCGTAG
- the lpxD gene encoding UDP-3-O-(3-hydroxymyristoyl)glucosamine N-acyltransferase: MKFSALAQHLGPVEATSLAQPPQQDPEITGVMAVDSATAGTLSYIEGDKFAAQIEQTAASALILPTDETLQGRARARGIAWVSCRDPRLAFARAIAQFYRPFRPQPGIHPTAVIDASVTYGKNLSVGAHAVIQAGVTLGDDVCIHPNVVIYPGASIGDHTVLHASCVIHERSQIGRDCVIHCGAVIGSEGFGFVATAQGWEKMEQSGRTVLEDGVEVGCNAAIDRPAVGETRIGRNTKIDNLVQVGHGCQVGEAVAMAAQVGLGGSSRIGHRVLLGGQAGVANQSRVGDGAIATAQTGVNGHVDPGQVVSGTPAVPHKIYLKVSAIYSRLPEMYRLFRRLQRHSS; encoded by the coding sequence ATGAAGTTTAGCGCCCTGGCTCAGCACCTGGGTCCAGTTGAAGCCACCAGCCTCGCTCAGCCGCCCCAGCAGGACCCCGAGATCACTGGGGTCATGGCCGTCGATAGTGCCACCGCCGGGACTCTCAGTTACATTGAGGGGGACAAGTTCGCCGCTCAGATTGAACAAACGGCAGCCAGTGCCTTGATTTTGCCGACCGATGAGACGCTACAGGGGCGGGCTAGGGCCCGAGGCATCGCCTGGGTCAGCTGCCGCGATCCCCGATTGGCCTTTGCCCGAGCCATTGCCCAGTTTTATCGACCCTTTCGCCCCCAGCCAGGCATCCATCCCACCGCGGTGATCGATGCCTCAGTCACCTATGGGAAGAACCTATCAGTAGGCGCCCATGCGGTGATTCAGGCAGGAGTGACCTTGGGGGATGATGTCTGTATTCATCCCAATGTGGTGATCTATCCGGGGGCTAGCATCGGCGATCACACCGTGCTGCATGCCAGCTGCGTCATTCACGAGCGCAGTCAGATCGGCCGCGACTGTGTGATTCACTGCGGTGCCGTGATTGGCTCTGAGGGCTTTGGCTTCGTGGCCACGGCCCAGGGCTGGGAAAAAATGGAGCAGTCAGGCCGAACGGTGCTAGAAGATGGCGTCGAGGTGGGCTGTAATGCCGCCATCGATCGCCCGGCGGTGGGGGAAACTCGCATCGGTCGCAATACTAAGATCGATAATTTGGTGCAGGTGGGCCATGGTTGCCAGGTGGGCGAAGCGGTGGCCATGGCTGCCCAGGTGGGTCTAGGTGGCAGTAGCCGCATCGGGCATCGAGTGCTGTTGGGGGGACAGGCGGGAGTGGCGAATCAGTCGCGTGTCGGAGATGGTGCGATCGCAACCGCTCAAACCGGGGTGAACGGCCATGTCGATCCCGGCCAAGTCGTCAGCGGCACTCCCGCCGTTCCCCACAAAATCTATCTGAAAGTCTCAGCCATCTACAGCCGCCTCCCAGAGATGTATCGACTCTTCCGCCGCCTGCAGCGGCACTCATCTTAA
- a CDS encoding glycoside hydrolase family 57 protein: protein MSIGYLALVLHAHLPYVRHPESDFVLEEEWLFEAITETYVPLLSVFEGLKRDGIDFKITMSMTPPLVSMLRDPLLQERYDAHLAKLEELAEMEVERNTHNGHLRYLAEHYANEFNHVRQVWERYDHDLAIAFKQFQDSNNLEIITCGATHGYLPLMKMYPEAVWGQIEVACQHYEETFGRPPYGIWLPECAYYEGLERMLADAGLRYFLTDGHGILYARPRPQFGTYAPIFTETGVAAFGRDHESSQQVWSSQVGYPGAPEYREFYRDLGWDAEYDYIKPYIMPNGQRKNVGIKYHKITGKGLGLSDKAWYDPYWAREKAAEHAGNFMFNRERQVEHLHHLMQRSPIIVSPYDAELFGHWWYEGPWFLDYLFRKSWYDQNTYDMTHLADYLQQNPHQQIARPSQSSWGYKGFHEYWLNETNTWIYPHLHKATERMITLAQREPVDELEWKALNQAARELLLAQSSDWAFIMRTGTMVPYAVRRTRSHLMRFTKLWEDINQGKIDAGWLDKVAAIDNIFPSINYRTYRPL, encoded by the coding sequence ATGAGTATCGGATACCTAGCTCTGGTTCTGCACGCCCATCTACCCTATGTTCGCCATCCCGAGAGTGACTTTGTCTTAGAAGAAGAGTGGTTGTTTGAGGCCATCACCGAAACCTACGTGCCCCTCCTGTCGGTCTTCGAGGGCTTAAAGCGAGATGGCATCGACTTCAAAATCACCATGAGCATGACACCGCCCCTGGTATCCATGCTGCGGGATCCCCTACTGCAGGAGCGTTACGATGCTCACTTGGCCAAGCTGGAAGAGTTGGCAGAAATGGAAGTCGAACGCAATACCCACAACGGCCACCTGCGCTACCTGGCAGAGCACTATGCCAACGAATTCAACCATGTCCGTCAGGTATGGGAGCGCTACGACCACGATCTCGCCATCGCCTTCAAGCAATTTCAAGACAGCAATAATCTCGAGATCATCACCTGTGGGGCCACCCATGGCTACCTGCCCCTAATGAAGATGTATCCCGAGGCGGTTTGGGGCCAGATCGAGGTGGCCTGCCAACACTATGAAGAAACCTTTGGCCGACCTCCCTACGGCATCTGGCTGCCTGAATGTGCCTACTACGAGGGCCTAGAACGCATGCTAGCCGATGCTGGCCTGCGCTACTTTCTCACCGATGGCCATGGTATTCTCTACGCTCGGCCCCGGCCTCAGTTCGGTACCTACGCTCCCATCTTCACAGAAACTGGGGTGGCTGCCTTTGGTCGAGATCACGAGTCTTCTCAGCAGGTCTGGTCTTCCCAGGTGGGCTATCCTGGGGCTCCAGAATACCGCGAGTTCTATCGCGACCTGGGCTGGGATGCCGAATACGACTACATCAAGCCCTACATCATGCCCAATGGCCAACGTAAAAACGTCGGCATTAAATACCACAAGATCACGGGTAAGGGCCTAGGGCTATCTGACAAAGCCTGGTACGACCCTTACTGGGCCCGGGAAAAGGCGGCTGAACATGCGGGCAACTTCATGTTTAATCGGGAACGCCAGGTGGAGCACCTGCACCACCTCATGCAGCGGTCGCCAATCATTGTGTCTCCCTACGACGCCGAACTCTTTGGTCACTGGTGGTACGAAGGCCCCTGGTTCCTCGACTACCTATTTCGCAAGAGTTGGTATGACCAAAATACCTACGACATGACCCATCTGGCTGACTACTTGCAACAGAATCCCCACCAGCAAATTGCTCGTCCTTCCCAATCGAGTTGGGGCTATAAAGGCTTCCATGAATATTGGCTGAATGAAACCAACACCTGGATCTATCCCCATTTGCATAAGGCCACCGAACGCATGATTACCCTGGCTCAGCGGGAACCGGTTGATGAGCTCGAATGGAAGGCCCTGAATCAAGCGGCTCGGGAACTCCTCTTGGCCCAGTCGTCGGATTGGGCGTTTATCATGCGTACCGGCACCATGGTTCCCTATGCCGTCCGCCGGACTCGCTCTCACCTGATGCGCTTCACCAAGCTCTGGGAAGACATTAACCAGGGCAAAATCGATGCCGGCTGGCTAGACAAGGTGGCGGCCATCGATAACATTTTCCCTTCCATTAACTACCGTACCTATCGTCCCCTGTAA
- a CDS encoding TetR/AcrR family transcriptional regulator encodes MGHSTKSSPGRPRSTEAEEAIVQATLDLLGEIGYHRLSIEGVAARAKVGKTTIYRRYDSKEDLVATALTRHRPEFRVPDTGNLWSDLDDILQQAVKSDLSPLGRQTLAMIISLASTSPQFADIYWKKYVLPRRRVASLVLDRAKERQELATSVDNDMICDLMTGLLYRLVIFESNAEQSAEYMRRALAFLLENSTTHP; translated from the coding sequence ATGGGGCATAGTACAAAATCATCTCCTGGTCGTCCTCGTAGCACCGAGGCTGAGGAGGCCATTGTCCAAGCAACGCTAGATCTCTTAGGTGAAATTGGGTATCACCGCCTCAGCATCGAGGGGGTGGCAGCGCGAGCCAAGGTGGGTAAAACTACCATTTACCGCCGCTACGACTCTAAAGAGGATCTAGTCGCCACGGCTCTGACTCGTCATCGTCCTGAGTTTCGGGTGCCAGACACGGGAAATCTCTGGTCTGATCTAGACGATATCTTGCAGCAGGCAGTGAAGTCGGACCTATCCCCCCTGGGGCGGCAGACCCTAGCCATGATTATCAGCTTGGCGTCGACTAGCCCTCAGTTCGCCGATATCTATTGGAAAAAGTATGTCTTGCCCCGCCGCCGCGTAGCCTCCCTAGTCTTAGATCGAGCCAAGGAGCGCCAGGAGTTGGCCACTTCTGTGGACAATGACATGATCTGCGATTTGATGACCGGCCTGCTCTACCGGCTGGTCATTTTTGAATCCAACGCTGAGCAGTCTGCAGAGTATATGCGCCGAGCCTTGGCATTTTTACTGGAGAATTCCACAACTCACCCTTGA
- a CDS encoding efflux RND transporter periplasmic adaptor subunit, with protein sequence MVPSSSSSSYSTAIDATDTEDHAAGASPWSPRRHPWLALGGLVLLMAGMGFLGWRWWLGRQGASQTAGMGQSQGIPVKLETLTTAPVRDYTEFIGALESRQSVVLRPEVSGRVVNIYINNGDRVTTGTPLIQLKPDQAQADLASRLATVNSARAQQANARSEIEALRAERIAQQAELELQQEDYTRIAQLVEQGALPQQELDRVERDRNAAQANLEAIERRIQAAQATLEAATATLEQAQANANRAQADLQATTVKAPFDGIVGDIPVRLGDVVSSNDILTSLTQNLSLDLRLSVPIEQAPDLRLGQPVELTDNQGNRLGAGQISFISPTVDSDAQTILAKATFANGDGRLRNGQFVRARLIWQEQPGLTIPATAVSRIAGEPFVFVAASPESSDGPDLIARQRSVSLGDLKDNRYQVLSGLAAGDQVVVSGILNLSDGAPIMPQTTSANGATP encoded by the coding sequence ATGGTTCCATCCTCCTCTTCCTCCAGTTATTCAACCGCCATTGACGCCACAGACACCGAAGACCACGCTGCTGGTGCATCCCCCTGGTCACCCCGCCGCCATCCTTGGTTGGCCTTAGGGGGCTTAGTGCTCCTGATGGCAGGGATGGGATTTTTGGGTTGGCGCTGGTGGCTAGGACGCCAGGGAGCGAGTCAAACTGCTGGCATGGGCCAGAGCCAGGGGATTCCAGTCAAATTAGAGACCTTAACGACTGCTCCGGTCAGAGACTACACCGAGTTTATCGGTGCCCTAGAGTCCCGGCAGTCTGTGGTGCTGCGGCCTGAAGTCTCGGGGCGGGTTGTCAATATCTACATCAACAATGGTGATCGGGTCACGACGGGGACGCCACTAATTCAGCTGAAGCCAGATCAGGCCCAGGCCGATCTGGCCAGCCGTCTGGCTACGGTGAATTCAGCCAGAGCCCAGCAGGCCAATGCCCGCTCCGAAATCGAAGCCCTGAGGGCTGAACGAATTGCCCAGCAAGCTGAACTGGAGCTGCAGCAAGAAGACTATACTCGCATTGCCCAACTGGTGGAACAGGGAGCCCTGCCCCAGCAAGAACTAGATCGGGTGGAGCGCGATCGCAACGCCGCCCAAGCTAACCTAGAGGCCATTGAGCGTCGTATCCAAGCTGCCCAAGCTACGCTTGAGGCAGCCACAGCCACCCTAGAGCAGGCCCAGGCCAACGCCAACCGAGCCCAAGCTGATCTGCAAGCAACAACCGTTAAGGCTCCCTTCGACGGCATCGTTGGTGATATCCCCGTGCGTCTCGGAGACGTCGTCAGTAGCAACGATATCCTCACTAGTCTGACTCAGAATCTCTCCCTCGATTTACGTCTATCAGTGCCCATCGAACAAGCTCCCGATTTACGATTGGGACAGCCGGTGGAGCTGACCGATAATCAAGGCAATCGCCTTGGTGCGGGGCAGATTAGCTTTATTTCTCCCACCGTAGACAGTGATGCCCAGACGATTTTGGCAAAAGCCACCTTTGCCAATGGCGATGGTCGCCTACGCAATGGCCAATTCGTCAGGGCCCGCCTAATCTGGCAAGAGCAACCTGGCCTCACCATTCCCGCCACGGCTGTCAGCCGCATTGCCGGTGAGCCCTTTGTATTCGTAGCCGCATCCCCTGAATCCTCTGATGGACCTGATTTAATTGCCCGACAGCGCTCGGTTAGCCTGGGCGATCTCAAAGACAACCGCTACCAAGTGCTGTCTGGTCTAGCGGCAGGAGACCAAGTCGTGGTGTCAGGGATTCTCAATCTCTCGGACGGGGCTCCGATCATGCCTCAGACCACATCGGCAAACGGGGCCACCCCATAA
- a CDS encoding efflux RND transporter permease subunit, whose translation MFANLFIRRPVVASVLAIIIILIGAVAIPNLPVAYYPEVTPPQVTVTANYTGASAEVVESTVTNILEQEINGIEGVRYLSSSSGNNGTSTINITFEPNRDADLAAVDVQNRIAVVESQLPEVVQRTGVSVRKENSGFLMAIGFYAEDGQYDTSFLSNYADLYVVEALKRLDGVGGVQIFGERRYAMRLWVDPERLASRDLVIQDVVDALNEQNIQVGVGQLGQPPVPDGQQYQIDLEALSRFTTDAEFANLILKTEPDGTLVRFKDVGRVELGAQDYSTVLRFRGIEAVGLGITQAPNSNALSVAQAVKDELSRLQQQFPPGLQYDIAFDTTDFVQRSLSEVVFTLVQAVSLVVLVIFVFLQDWRTTLIPAITIPGALIGAFAFVQVFGFSINTLTLFGLTLATGMVVDDAIIVVENISRLIHQRGLSPRQAAMESMQELTGAVIATSLVLMAVFIPVAFFPGTTGALYRQFALTIAFSIAVSTFLALTFTPAISALLLRAEQSPPGWLAVFFNRFNATLDWLKQNYQAGLRTLMRFKMVVLGLFVLALGATAWLFVAVPSGFLPDEDQGYFITLIQGPEGVSLDYTSDVVANTEQEILQLPEVERTFAVAGFSFAGSSSNNGIIFATLKPWEERRGPGQSVQGLIGRLFPVFSTITEARVFAVNPPPIPGLGTFGGFTFQLQDRRGVNDLNTLVATAGQLIGQANQQPQLQQVFTTFAAGTPKLSIAIDRETAKAMQVDIDDILRTLQASMASQYVNDFTLGQRNYRVYVQAEPEFRSEPGDISRLYVRSATDEIIPLSNLVSTTSATGAQTITHFNLFRSIEITGSPAPGASSGDALETMERLAAENLPPSFGYQWSGTSLEEIESGGQATWIFGLGIVFVFLVLAAQYENFVDPFIIMLAVPLAVMGALLVQSMRGLVNDVYCQVGLVMLIGLASKNSILIVEFANQLRSQGLPLVKAAVEAAQERLRPILMTAISTLVGIAPLALATGAGSGSRQSLGNAVFGGMLVATFLSLFMVPVLYVVIMALQERILGRLKSSQ comes from the coding sequence ATGTTTGCCAATCTCTTCATTCGCCGTCCTGTCGTTGCCAGCGTCTTGGCCATCATCATCATCTTGATTGGGGCAGTGGCCATTCCTAACCTACCCGTTGCCTATTACCCCGAAGTCACTCCACCCCAGGTCACAGTGACGGCCAACTACACTGGCGCCAGCGCCGAGGTCGTCGAAAGTACCGTCACCAATATCCTCGAACAGGAGATCAACGGTATTGAAGGGGTTCGCTATCTGTCATCGTCTAGCGGCAATAACGGCACCAGCACCATCAATATCACCTTCGAGCCCAATCGCGATGCTGACCTAGCCGCCGTCGATGTGCAGAATCGCATTGCCGTGGTGGAATCCCAGCTGCCGGAGGTCGTGCAACGCACTGGGGTATCCGTACGCAAAGAAAATAGTGGCTTCTTGATGGCCATTGGCTTCTACGCCGAGGACGGTCAATACGATACCTCCTTTCTCAGCAATTATGCTGATCTATACGTGGTTGAGGCCCTGAAGCGACTCGATGGCGTCGGTGGCGTTCAAATCTTCGGCGAACGGCGCTACGCTATGCGCCTGTGGGTAGACCCAGAACGACTGGCAAGTCGTGACCTAGTCATTCAAGATGTGGTCGATGCTCTCAACGAACAGAATATCCAGGTAGGCGTCGGCCAACTAGGCCAACCCCCGGTACCCGATGGGCAGCAGTATCAAATCGACCTAGAGGCCCTGAGCCGCTTCACCACCGACGCGGAGTTTGCCAATTTAATCCTCAAGACTGAACCCGACGGCACCTTAGTGCGGTTCAAGGATGTGGGTCGAGTCGAGTTGGGGGCCCAAGACTACAGCACGGTGTTGCGCTTTCGGGGCATTGAGGCGGTTGGCTTGGGGATTACCCAGGCCCCCAATAGTAATGCCTTGTCTGTCGCCCAAGCGGTTAAGGATGAGCTGTCTCGGCTACAGCAGCAGTTCCCTCCGGGTCTCCAGTACGACATTGCCTTCGATACCACCGACTTCGTGCAGCGCTCCCTCAGCGAAGTCGTCTTTACCCTGGTGCAGGCTGTTTCCTTGGTAGTGCTGGTGATTTTCGTGTTTCTCCAGGATTGGCGCACCACCCTAATTCCAGCTATTACTATTCCAGGGGCCCTGATCGGTGCCTTTGCCTTCGTGCAGGTCTTCGGCTTTTCGATCAATACCCTGACCCTGTTCGGGCTCACCCTAGCTACTGGCATGGTGGTGGATGATGCCATCATCGTGGTCGAGAATATTTCTCGCCTGATTCACCAGCGGGGCCTCAGCCCGCGACAGGCCGCCATGGAATCCATGCAGGAACTGACCGGGGCTGTGATCGCCACCTCCCTGGTGTTGATGGCTGTATTTATTCCGGTTGCCTTTTTTCCAGGGACGACCGGTGCCCTCTATCGTCAGTTTGCCCTGACGATTGCGTTCTCCATTGCCGTATCGACATTCCTGGCGCTTACCTTTACCCCGGCCATATCGGCCCTGCTATTGCGAGCTGAGCAGTCTCCTCCGGGGTGGTTGGCGGTCTTCTTCAATCGGTTTAACGCCACTTTGGACTGGCTGAAGCAGAATTATCAGGCCGGTCTGAGAACCCTGATGCGGTTCAAAATGGTGGTGCTCGGACTGTTTGTATTGGCCCTGGGGGCAACCGCTTGGCTATTTGTCGCAGTGCCTTCGGGATTCTTGCCAGATGAAGATCAGGGCTATTTCATTACCTTAATTCAGGGGCCTGAGGGGGTATCGCTGGACTATACCAGTGATGTAGTTGCCAATACTGAGCAGGAAATCTTGCAATTGCCAGAGGTAGAGCGCACCTTTGCGGTGGCTGGCTTTAGCTTCGCCGGCAGTAGTTCTAACAATGGCATCATCTTTGCCACCCTAAAACCCTGGGAAGAACGGCGAGGCCCGGGACAGTCAGTGCAAGGGTTAATTGGCCGTCTGTTTCCTGTCTTCAGCACCATTACTGAGGCGCGGGTATTTGCCGTGAATCCACCTCCCATTCCAGGCTTGGGGACCTTTGGCGGTTTCACTTTTCAATTGCAGGACCGGCGTGGGGTCAACGATCTCAATACGTTGGTGGCAACCGCCGGACAACTGATTGGTCAAGCAAATCAACAACCGCAGTTGCAGCAAGTCTTTACCACCTTCGCCGCCGGTACCCCAAAGCTCTCTATTGCAATCGATCGGGAAACGGCCAAGGCGATGCAGGTCGATATCGACGATATCCTGCGCACGCTGCAGGCATCTATGGCCTCTCAATATGTGAATGACTTTACCCTGGGGCAGCGTAATTATCGGGTGTATGTGCAAGCAGAACCAGAGTTTCGCTCTGAACCTGGTGATATTAGCCGCCTCTATGTCCGCTCTGCCACTGATGAGATCATTCCCTTGAGTAACCTGGTCAGCACGACGTCTGCGACAGGGGCCCAAACGATTACTCATTTCAATTTATTTCGCTCTATTGAAATCACTGGTTCGCCAGCCCCTGGGGCGAGTTCGGGCGATGCCCTGGAGACCATGGAGCGCTTGGCAGCGGAGAACCTCCCCCCCAGTTTTGGCTACCAGTGGTCGGGCACGTCCCTGGAAGAAATTGAGTCGGGAGGCCAGGCCACTTGGATCTTCGGTCTTGGGATCGTCTTTGTCTTCTTGGTGCTGGCAGCTCAGTATGAGAACTTCGTGGATCCCTTCATCATCATGCTGGCAGTGCCCTTGGCGGTGATGGGAGCCTTGTTGGTGCAGTCCATGCGAGGGCTGGTCAATGATGTCTATTGCCAGGTGGGGTTGGTCATGTTAATCGGCCTGGCTAGCAAGAACTCGATTCTGATCGTAGAATTTGCCAACCAGTTGCGATCGCAAGGCCTACCCTTAGTCAAAGCGGCCGTAGAAGCCGCCCAAGAGCGCCTACGCCCGATTCTGATGACGGCAATTTCAACGCTGGTAGGCATCGCACCACTAGCACTAGCGACTGGTGCTGGCTCTGGTAGCCGCCAGTCCTTGGGAAATGCAGTCTTTGGTGGCATGCTAGTGGCCACCTTTCTATCCTTATTTATGGTGCCAGTGTTATACGTAGTGATTATGGCCTTACAAGAACGCATCCTAGGGCGCTTAAAATCGTCCCAATAA
- the rpmA gene encoding 50S ribosomal protein L27 — MAHKKGTGSTRNGRDSNAKRLGVKRYGGEAVRAGNILIRQRGTKIHPGENVGRGNDDTLFALIDGIVTFERKGKGRKKVSIYAAPTSV; from the coding sequence ATGGCTCACAAAAAAGGGACTGGAAGCACTCGTAACGGTCGAGACTCAAATGCCAAACGCCTAGGCGTTAAGCGTTATGGCGGTGAAGCTGTACGTGCTGGCAATATCTTAATCCGCCAACGGGGAACCAAGATTCATCCTGGTGAAAACGTGGGTCGGGGTAACGACGATACGCTATTCGCTCTCATTGATGGCATCGTTACCTTCGAGCGCAAAGGTAAAGGACGTAAGAAAGTAAGCATCTATGCTGCTCCCACCTCTGTCTAA
- the rplU gene encoding 50S ribosomal protein L21 → MTYAIVETSGKQLRVEPGRFYDIDRIAVAEDEQITLDRVLLVNDDGEIVVGQPTVTNATVSATVMRHLRGRKVVVYKMRPKKKTRKKQGHRQELTRIMIDSITVGGKSIGEVAHATEPVEPVATEVVAEAE, encoded by the coding sequence ATGACATATGCAATCGTAGAGACTAGTGGCAAGCAGCTACGGGTTGAGCCTGGTCGCTTTTATGACATCGACCGCATTGCTGTAGCAGAGGATGAACAGATCACCCTAGACAGAGTGTTGCTTGTTAATGATGATGGCGAGATCGTGGTTGGTCAACCTACAGTTACCAATGCCACTGTCTCGGCAACCGTGATGCGGCACCTGCGCGGGCGCAAGGTTGTTGTATATAAAATGCGTCCCAAGAAAAAGACGCGCAAGAAACAGGGCCATCGCCAAGAGCTAACTCGGATTATGATCGATAGCATTACTGTTGGAGGCAAATCCATTGGTGAAGTCGCCCATGCAACCGAACCTGTGGAGCCTGTTGCCACTGAAGTCGTCGCAGAAGCAGAGTAA